The Thalassophryne amazonica chromosome 6, fThaAma1.1, whole genome shotgun sequence genome includes a region encoding these proteins:
- the zhx3 gene encoding zinc fingers and homeoboxes protein 3 isoform X1 — protein MASKRKSTIPCMIPSKVLHLQEELEQDSLIPHQARSSGHNPTDPGESSKPDAEDPVKDCAGTYTCRPCNFETHDLNLFLDHVYSGHPDFRSDPSFLCINCGASAPKFEGLALHNARIHPSTLNAPLQLRRRDRREVVEQNLVTRTEAGKDGEISISKTPIMRMLKGKSEPKRIIVSHPISEELSSDSQSITPSRDAERKDTPAVTVTHVPTIVHNGTSAKVTLPSAIQIVNGSGTLPILKTPITQVVSVVQNRNFHQSAPITASTDVSSSSKNLPKVMIPLSSIPTYSASMDSSSFLKTSFSKFPYPTKAELCYLTVVTKFPEEQIKIWFTAQRLKQGISWSPEEIEEARRKMFNTIIQTTPSNSQNQTQSHHSSAQHTITVLPASLGATGIPQILQSSLVTQGGVIVTQPVVANGIQVSNAPVALAVTPKPQAAARPMMQARPAAALVADKGSSMVVGTVGSSSIVSNVISSSNGSRRGGGNNNNVISGSSGNSPSSVINLSLSNSKHSDAKASNVNGRHCTAHADSHDKSNSSVAKHLNAPKSHNDCKNTDISKSNNTSIVDSNNDKNNNKSTTSGKHNSDGKNSNDGRKSKEGNNGSNKINAATRSSSPASTEGPSDVATRSDSPPVKNEEVPSPASKSSFPSPAAPSGSSQTLVNTFLDPIFSKSKKSQEQLGTLKDSFQVSQFPDHDEVERLTGITGLTVREVRKWFSDRRYHFRNHKGTRSTTGSQSKSGTATGGGSGTNATGSGAAASPVELSESSSTSGAKTPQQGSAPLSPCVTQTPTSPTTPSRRHTRAPSPDFTAVRYKEREPYQVRALEASFAQDPDPTVEEVDRLRTETKMTRREIHGWFTERKKRVAAEKKKEEAERALQELEEEVEGDWEARQHEDTSGELKVNPIKINLKMLKVTEANGKPDRETLQSPTLHLQSSSTSARLSDPAPSLTSKPSQSPKTCSSNPTPKTSHSPKPSSVRGKKTVKQLHLLKQIYARTQWPSASDYDELMTTTELTRPEIVRWFGDCRYVQKNGQLKWLEAYQNVALAEDLQKGNTQILQDHLDAHSSLDESKLQQLVQASGLTADLVRHWFSTKTSLPQMEKNDSHTTRPRSVSPGTAAEPQTRSSPLQRGGEQEEQVMYSVSEEAKEADTDQNKVYRKSLRSDVPGTSLHKGLTKRWRTQFE, from the exons ATGGCCAGCAAGAGGAAGTCAACTATTCCTTGTATGATTCCCAGCAAGGTCTTGCATCTTCAAGAGGAGCTTGAACAAGACTCTCTAATTCCTCATCAAGCCAGATCATCTGGTCATAACCCCACAGACCCCGGAGAGTCTTCTAAACCAGATGCAGAGGACCCTGTCAAAGACTGTGCTGGAACATACACATGTAGGCCTTGTAACTTTGAAACCCACGACCTTAATCTGTTCTTGGATCATGTGTACAGTGGTCACCCAGACTTCCGCTCAGACCCCAGCTTCCTCTGTATCAACTGTGGAGCTTCTGCACCCAAGTTTGAAGGTCTGGCCCTGCACAATGCCAGGATTCACCCAAGCACATTAAACGCTCCTCTGCAGCTCAGAAGGAGGGATAGGAGGGAGGTAGTTGAGCAGAATTTGGTGACTAGGACAGAGGCCGGGAAGGATGGTGAAATTTCGATAAGCAAAACCCCAATTATGAGAATGTTAAAAGGCAAATCGGAGCCGAAAAGGATAATAGTGTCTCATCCCATCTCTGAGGAGCTTTCTTCAGATTCACAAAGTATCACTCCCTCCAGAGATGCGGAGAGGAAGGATACTCCTGCAGTTACAGTTACACACGTCCCAACTATTGTCCACAATGGAACGTCAGCCAAGGTCACGCTGCCCTCAGCGATACAGATAGTCAATGGCTCTGGAACTTTACCGATACTCAAAACCCCCATCACGCAG GTAGTCTCAGTGGTTCAGAATAGAAACTTCCATCAATCTGCTCCCATCACAGCTTCAACAGATGTTTCCTCGTCTTCGAAAAATCTCCcaaag GTAATGATTCCTTTGAGCAGCATCCCAACCTATAGTGCCTCCATGGACTCGTCTTCTTTCCTAAAGACTTCTTTCAGTAAGTTCCCATACCCCACAAAAGCTGAGCTCTGCTACCTGACTGTGGTCACAAAGTTCCCTGAAGAGCAGATCAAGATCTGGTTCACGGCCCAGAGACTTAAACAGGGCATCAGCTGGTCTCCAGAGGAGATTGAGGAAGCCAGGAGGAAgatgttcaacaccatcatccagaCTACACCCTCCAACTCCCAGAACCAgacccagagtcatcacagctcagCTCAACACACAATCACAGTTCTACCTGCCTCATTGGGGGCCACAGGGATTCCGCAAATCCTTCAAAGCTCCCTTGTCACCCAAGGAGGGGTCATCGTTACCCAGCCAGTGGTGGCCAACGGTATCCAGGTTAGCAATGCTCCTGTGGCTCTGGCTGTCACACCAAAGCCTCAAGCAGCAGCTCGCCCCATGATGCAGGCTCGGCCTGCTGCAGCCCTGGTGGCTGACAAAGGAAGCAGCATGGTGGTGGGGACTGTGGGCAGCAGTAGTATTGTGAGCAATGTCATTAGCAGCAGTAATGGTAGTAGAAGGGGAGGAGGGAACAATAACAATGTTATTAGTGGGTCAAGTGGTAACAGTCCATCCAGTGTCATCAATCTAAGTCTAAGCAACAGTAAACACAGTGATGCCAAGGCAAGCAATGTGAATGGTAGACACTGCACTGCTCATGCTGATTCTCATGACAAGAGCAACAGCAGTGTTGCCAAACATTTAAATGCTCCTAAAAGCCACAATGATTGTAAGAACACTGACATCAGCAAATCTAACAACACCAGCATTGTAGACAGTAACAATgacaaaaataataacaaaagcaccacaagtGGCAAACACAACAGCGATGGCAAAAACAGCAACGATGGACGGAAGAGCAAGGAAGGTAATAATGGcagcaacaaaattaatgcagCTACAAGAAGTAGTTCCCCCGCAAGCACAGAGGGCCCAAGTGATGTTGCAACCCGCAGTGATTCACCACCAGTCAAAAATGAGGAGGTGCCTTCTCCAGCTTCCAAATCGTCTTTCCCATCTCCAGCAGCTCCTTCAGGCAGCTCTCAGACACTTGTTAACACATTCCTGGACCCCATCTTCTCCAAGAGCAAGAAGTCTCAGGAGCAGCTTGGTACTCTGAAGGATAGCTTTCAGGTCAGTCAATTTCCAGACCATGATGAGGTGGAGCGGCTCACTGGTATAACTGGACTCACAGTGCGAGAGGTCCGCAAGTGGTTCAGTGACCGGCGCTACCACTTTCGCAATCACAAAGGTACACGCTCCACCACAGGTAGCCAGAGTAAGTCTGGCACTGCCACAGGAGGAGGGAGTGGCACAAATGCGACAGGGAGTGGCGCTGCTGCCAGTCCCGTCGAGCTGTCTGAAAGTAGCAGCACGTCTGGTGCAAAAACTCCCCAGCAGGGCTCAGCACCCCTCAGCCCATGTGTCACACAGACTCCCACCTCTCCTACCACACCTTCTCGCCGACATACCAGAGCACCCTCTCCAGATTTCACAGCTGTTCGCTACAAAGAGAGGGAGCCTTACCAG GTCAGGGCACTAGAGGCCAGCTTTGCCCAGGACCCTGACCCTACAGTAGAGGAAGTGGATAGACTACGAACTGAGACTAAAATGACCAGAAGGGAGATCCACGGCTGGTTCACTGAGAGGAAGAAGCGAGTGGCGGCTGAGAAAAAGAAGGAGGAGGCAGAGCGGGCATTGCAAGAGTTGGAAGAAGAGGTAGAAGGTGATTGGGAGGCGCGACAGCATGAGGACACTTCAGGAGAGCTTAAAGTTAACCCTATTAAAATAAATCTGAAGATGCTAAAGGTGACTGAGGCTAACGGTAAACCTGACAGGGAAACTTTACAAAGCCCAACGCTACATCTTCAGTCTAGCAGCACATCTGCACGCCTCTCTGACCCCGCTCCGTCCCTTACCTCCAAACCATCCCAGTCTCCAAAAACATGTTCCTCCAACCCAACACCCAAAACATCCCACTCTCCCAAGCCATCATCAGTTCGAGGCAAGAAGACTGTGAAGCAGCTGCACCTGCTTAAACAGATTTATGCCAGGACCCAGTGGCCGAGTGCTTCAGACTACGATGAACTAATGACCACTACAGAGCTGACAAGGCCAGAAATAGTGCGTTGGTTTGGGGACTGTCGTTACGTTCAGAAGAACGGCCAGCTGAAGTGGCTGGAGGCTTACCAGAACGTGGCTCTGGCAGAGGACCTTCAGAAAGGGAACACACAGATTCTCCAAGATCATCTTGATGCCCACAGCAGCCTGGATGAGTCAAAG
- the zhx3 gene encoding zinc fingers and homeoboxes protein 3 isoform X2, with amino-acid sequence MASKRKSTIPCMIPSKVLHLQEELEQDSLIPHQARSSGHNPTDPGESSKPDAEDPVKDCAGTYTCRPCNFETHDLNLFLDHVYSGHPDFRSDPSFLCINCGASAPKFEGLALHNARIHPSTLNAPLQLRRRDRREVVEQNLVTRTEAGKDGEISISKTPIMRMLKGKSEPKRIIVSHPISEELSSDSQSITPSRDAERKDTPAVTVTHVPTIVHNGTSAKVTLPSAIQIVNGSGTLPILKTPITQVVSVVQNRNFHQSAPITASTDVSSSSKNLPKVMIPLSSIPTYSASMDSSSFLKTSFSKFPYPTKAELCYLTVVTKFPEEQIKIWFTAQRLKQGISWSPEEIEEARRKMFNTIIQTTPSNSQNQTQSHHSSAQHTITVLPASLGATGIPQILQSSLVTQGGVIVTQPVVANGIQVSNAPVALAVTPKPQAAARPMMQARPAAALVADKGSSMVVGTVGSSSIVSNVISSSNGSRRGGGNNNNVISGSSGNSPSSVINLSLSNSKHSDAKASNVNGRHCTAHADSHDKSNSSVAKHLNAPKSHNDCKNTDISKSNNTSIVDSNNDKNNNKSTTSGKHNSDGKNSNDGRKSKEGNNGSNKINAATRSSSPASTEGPSDVATRSDSPPVKNEEVPSPASKSSFPSPAAPSGSSQTLVNTFLDPIFSKSKKSQEQLGTLKDSFQVSQFPDHDEVERLTGITGLTVREVRKWFSDRRYHFRNHKGTRSTTGSQSKSGTATGGGSGTNATGSGAAASPVELSESSSTSGAKTPQQGSAPLSPCVTQTPTSPTTPSRRHTRAPSPDFTAVRYKEREPYQVRALEASFAQDPDPTVEEVDRLRTETKMTRREIHGWFTERKKRVAAEKKKEEAERALQELEEEVEGDWEARQHEDTSGELKVNPIKINLKMLKVTEANGKPDRETLQSPTLHLQSSSTSARLSDPAPSLTSKPSQSPKTCSSNPTPKTSHSPKPSSVRGKKTVKQLHLLKQIYARTQWPSASDYDELMTTTELTRPEIVRWFGDCRYVQKNGQLKWLEAYQNVALAEDLQKGNTQILQDHLDAHSSLDESKLQQLVQASGLTADLVRHWFSTKTSLPQMEKNDSHTTRPRSVSPGTAAEPQTRSSPLQRGGEQEEQVMYSVSEEAKEADTDQNKVY; translated from the exons ATGGCCAGCAAGAGGAAGTCAACTATTCCTTGTATGATTCCCAGCAAGGTCTTGCATCTTCAAGAGGAGCTTGAACAAGACTCTCTAATTCCTCATCAAGCCAGATCATCTGGTCATAACCCCACAGACCCCGGAGAGTCTTCTAAACCAGATGCAGAGGACCCTGTCAAAGACTGTGCTGGAACATACACATGTAGGCCTTGTAACTTTGAAACCCACGACCTTAATCTGTTCTTGGATCATGTGTACAGTGGTCACCCAGACTTCCGCTCAGACCCCAGCTTCCTCTGTATCAACTGTGGAGCTTCTGCACCCAAGTTTGAAGGTCTGGCCCTGCACAATGCCAGGATTCACCCAAGCACATTAAACGCTCCTCTGCAGCTCAGAAGGAGGGATAGGAGGGAGGTAGTTGAGCAGAATTTGGTGACTAGGACAGAGGCCGGGAAGGATGGTGAAATTTCGATAAGCAAAACCCCAATTATGAGAATGTTAAAAGGCAAATCGGAGCCGAAAAGGATAATAGTGTCTCATCCCATCTCTGAGGAGCTTTCTTCAGATTCACAAAGTATCACTCCCTCCAGAGATGCGGAGAGGAAGGATACTCCTGCAGTTACAGTTACACACGTCCCAACTATTGTCCACAATGGAACGTCAGCCAAGGTCACGCTGCCCTCAGCGATACAGATAGTCAATGGCTCTGGAACTTTACCGATACTCAAAACCCCCATCACGCAG GTAGTCTCAGTGGTTCAGAATAGAAACTTCCATCAATCTGCTCCCATCACAGCTTCAACAGATGTTTCCTCGTCTTCGAAAAATCTCCcaaag GTAATGATTCCTTTGAGCAGCATCCCAACCTATAGTGCCTCCATGGACTCGTCTTCTTTCCTAAAGACTTCTTTCAGTAAGTTCCCATACCCCACAAAAGCTGAGCTCTGCTACCTGACTGTGGTCACAAAGTTCCCTGAAGAGCAGATCAAGATCTGGTTCACGGCCCAGAGACTTAAACAGGGCATCAGCTGGTCTCCAGAGGAGATTGAGGAAGCCAGGAGGAAgatgttcaacaccatcatccagaCTACACCCTCCAACTCCCAGAACCAgacccagagtcatcacagctcagCTCAACACACAATCACAGTTCTACCTGCCTCATTGGGGGCCACAGGGATTCCGCAAATCCTTCAAAGCTCCCTTGTCACCCAAGGAGGGGTCATCGTTACCCAGCCAGTGGTGGCCAACGGTATCCAGGTTAGCAATGCTCCTGTGGCTCTGGCTGTCACACCAAAGCCTCAAGCAGCAGCTCGCCCCATGATGCAGGCTCGGCCTGCTGCAGCCCTGGTGGCTGACAAAGGAAGCAGCATGGTGGTGGGGACTGTGGGCAGCAGTAGTATTGTGAGCAATGTCATTAGCAGCAGTAATGGTAGTAGAAGGGGAGGAGGGAACAATAACAATGTTATTAGTGGGTCAAGTGGTAACAGTCCATCCAGTGTCATCAATCTAAGTCTAAGCAACAGTAAACACAGTGATGCCAAGGCAAGCAATGTGAATGGTAGACACTGCACTGCTCATGCTGATTCTCATGACAAGAGCAACAGCAGTGTTGCCAAACATTTAAATGCTCCTAAAAGCCACAATGATTGTAAGAACACTGACATCAGCAAATCTAACAACACCAGCATTGTAGACAGTAACAATgacaaaaataataacaaaagcaccacaagtGGCAAACACAACAGCGATGGCAAAAACAGCAACGATGGACGGAAGAGCAAGGAAGGTAATAATGGcagcaacaaaattaatgcagCTACAAGAAGTAGTTCCCCCGCAAGCACAGAGGGCCCAAGTGATGTTGCAACCCGCAGTGATTCACCACCAGTCAAAAATGAGGAGGTGCCTTCTCCAGCTTCCAAATCGTCTTTCCCATCTCCAGCAGCTCCTTCAGGCAGCTCTCAGACACTTGTTAACACATTCCTGGACCCCATCTTCTCCAAGAGCAAGAAGTCTCAGGAGCAGCTTGGTACTCTGAAGGATAGCTTTCAGGTCAGTCAATTTCCAGACCATGATGAGGTGGAGCGGCTCACTGGTATAACTGGACTCACAGTGCGAGAGGTCCGCAAGTGGTTCAGTGACCGGCGCTACCACTTTCGCAATCACAAAGGTACACGCTCCACCACAGGTAGCCAGAGTAAGTCTGGCACTGCCACAGGAGGAGGGAGTGGCACAAATGCGACAGGGAGTGGCGCTGCTGCCAGTCCCGTCGAGCTGTCTGAAAGTAGCAGCACGTCTGGTGCAAAAACTCCCCAGCAGGGCTCAGCACCCCTCAGCCCATGTGTCACACAGACTCCCACCTCTCCTACCACACCTTCTCGCCGACATACCAGAGCACCCTCTCCAGATTTCACAGCTGTTCGCTACAAAGAGAGGGAGCCTTACCAG GTCAGGGCACTAGAGGCCAGCTTTGCCCAGGACCCTGACCCTACAGTAGAGGAAGTGGATAGACTACGAACTGAGACTAAAATGACCAGAAGGGAGATCCACGGCTGGTTCACTGAGAGGAAGAAGCGAGTGGCGGCTGAGAAAAAGAAGGAGGAGGCAGAGCGGGCATTGCAAGAGTTGGAAGAAGAGGTAGAAGGTGATTGGGAGGCGCGACAGCATGAGGACACTTCAGGAGAGCTTAAAGTTAACCCTATTAAAATAAATCTGAAGATGCTAAAGGTGACTGAGGCTAACGGTAAACCTGACAGGGAAACTTTACAAAGCCCAACGCTACATCTTCAGTCTAGCAGCACATCTGCACGCCTCTCTGACCCCGCTCCGTCCCTTACCTCCAAACCATCCCAGTCTCCAAAAACATGTTCCTCCAACCCAACACCCAAAACATCCCACTCTCCCAAGCCATCATCAGTTCGAGGCAAGAAGACTGTGAAGCAGCTGCACCTGCTTAAACAGATTTATGCCAGGACCCAGTGGCCGAGTGCTTCAGACTACGATGAACTAATGACCACTACAGAGCTGACAAGGCCAGAAATAGTGCGTTGGTTTGGGGACTGTCGTTACGTTCAGAAGAACGGCCAGCTGAAGTGGCTGGAGGCTTACCAGAACGTGGCTCTGGCAGAGGACCTTCAGAAAGGGAACACACAGATTCTCCAAGATCATCTTGATGCCCACAGCAGCCTGGATGAGTCAAAG